One Drechmeria coniospora strain ARSEF 6962 chromosome 01, whole genome shotgun sequence genomic region harbors:
- a CDS encoding NRPS-like enzyme yields the protein MAVSVPITVPASRRTLSPSLASFSRGEVVATPFPTTTSAFYHQASSQPSLMAVRDLSTSVPRMISYGQLAERAQKLALRLRGLGVQPNQRVPLVVKRGLEMIVGIWAVLSCGAQYVPLDGGVVPDSTIRHVVEQSGAEIVLCLSVTEHRLRALFPSLVPVLIDEFVTAEADDDLQSDDWLDLATPDTGCYVIYTSGTTGKPKGVDVTHRNVANLVCLSPGGLGVRPGMCVGQVLNISFDMAAWEIFSCLCNGGTLVVRGSNWEPTIQEIDVLICTPTILSKYHPIQYPRIKTVATAGEPTSQDLADLWATHATYWNCCGPTETTIVNTMSKHIPGEPTSIGRPTANNTVYILDKQGEPVPFGEAGVMWAGGHGVSRGYVGLESKTKESYIPDPFANDGSSMYCTGDLGRWRADGNIDILGRCDDQVKVKGFRVELDGVSASLASAPGVTRATTLLIDGEIHAFVVPSQQDVDVIMEHARKSQPYYALPTKIHQLGQFPTTANGKVDKTLLRTMAVEAVTDDARPPSRAISTAASECGTLVESRSVSSSSSSSTLAPSTAEVDLFRDVPEKELPRPVRGLRFRILIVYRFLFGLVGLVNIAALAALLLLKADPEWLGILTAANLVAAVLVRQDVVINILYKTFCSVPKGAPLWLRRRCAKIYHLGGVHSAAGVCATSWLLASTIRSTVAYSHGNTVDSLATLVVSWLLSTLCCTIVGFAYPTFRKKYHNIFERLHRFLGWTALSLFWVRTVLSVYDSTPVGADLGLALIRSPGFWMLGVATCSIASSWLFLRKVPVEAIPLSDHAVLLNFTYTVPVNGSFTRISTRPLIEWHSFATIPQPASSDLASEKGYSLVVSNAGDWTKNCIRNPPTHLWVRGLPTCGVMRIATLFNRVVIIATGSGIGPLLGHISQPSCPTQLIWSTPSPEQTFGKALMDTIYRTIPKAVIHDTKVKGRSDLVKMGYNLAKDFEAEAVIIIANEKITKKVVYGLETRGIPAFGAIWDS from the exons ATGGCCGTCTCCGTCCCCATCACTGTCCCCGCAAGCCGGAGGACTCTCTCACCATCTCTCGCCTCATTCAGCCGTGGCGAAGTGGTTGCCACTCCTTTTCCTACTACCACCTCTGCCTTCTATCATCAAGCATCCTCACAACCGTCTTTGATGGCGGTGCGGGACCTCTCCACTTCCGTTCCTCGCATGATATCATATGGCCAACTCGCCGAACGAGCTCAGAAGCTTGCCCTACGGCTCCGTGGCCTTGGTGTACAGCCAAACCAGAGGGTGCCCCTCGTCGTCAAGCGAGGACTCGAGATGATCGTCGGCATCTGGGCCGTCCTCTCCTGTGGTGCCCAGTACGTCCCGCTCGATGGTGGCGTCGTTCCAGACTCGACCATTAGACATGTCGTCGAACAGTCTGGCGCCGAGATTGTCCTCTGCCTCTCCGTCACCGAGCACCGCCTTCGGGCCCTTTTTCCCAGTCTTGTACCCGTCCTTATTGACGAATTCGTCACGGCCGAGGCAGATGATGACCTTCAGTCAGACGACTGGCTTGATCTGGCAACACCCGATACCGGATGCTACGTCATCTACACCTCCG GAACGACTGGAAAACCCAAAGGCGTTGATGTTACCCATAGAAATGTCGCCAACTTGGTCTGCCTCTCCCCTGGCGGGTTGGGTGTGAGACCAGGTATGTGCGTGGGCCAAGTTCTCAACATCAGCTTCGACATGG CCGCCTGGGAAATATTTTCATGCCTTTGCAATGGCGGCACTCTCGTTGTACGAGGGTCTAACTGGGAGCCCACGATCCAGGAG ATCGACGTTCTTATCTGCACACCAACCATCCTCTCCAAGTATCACCCAATTCAGTATCCCAGGATCAAAACGGTagcgacggcgggcgagccgacgtcgcaggacctcgccgacctctGGGCGACACATGCGACCTACTGGAACTGTTGCGGGCCGACAGAAACCACCATAGTCAACACAATGTCCAAGCACATCCCTGGGGAGCCCACGTCGAttggccggccgacggcgaatAACACAGTCTACATACTCGACAAGCAGGGTGAGCCCGTACCATTTGGCGAGGCTGGCGTGATGTGGGCAGGGGGACACGGCGTATCGCGTGGttacgtcggcctcgagtcCAAGACAAAGGAATCCTACATCCCGGACCCTTTTGCAAACGATGG ATCcagcatgtactgtacaggcgACCTCGGCCGGTGGAGGGCAGACGGCAACATTGACATTCTCGGCCGGTGCGACGATCAGGTCAAGGTCAAG GGATTCCGCGtagagctcgacggcgtttCGGCTTCGTTGGCTTCGGCCCCAGGGGTGACGCGGGCAACAACGCTCTTGATCGACGGAGAGATCCACGCATTTGTCGTCCCATCGCAACAGGACGTGGACGTCATCATGGAGCATGCTCGGAAAAGCCAACCATACTACGCCCTCCCGACCAAAATCCACCAACTAGGGCAGTTCCCAACAACGGCCAACGGCAAGGTGGATAAGACACTGCTCCGGACGATGGCGGTTGAGGCGGTGACGGACGACGCCCGTCCGCCATCTCGTGCCATTTCCACCGCCGCAAGCGAGTGCGGAACCCTTGTCGAGTCGCGCTCCgtctcatcgtcgtcttcttcgtcgacaCTGGCCCCCTCGACTGCGGAGGTCGACCTCTTTCGGGATGTTCCGGAGAAGGAGCTTCCGCGACCGGTTCGGGGGCTTCGGTTCAGGATCCTCATTGTCTATCGCTTCCTCTTCGGCCTTGTTGGGCTTGTCAACATCGCCGCCCTTGCTGCCCTCCTTCTTCTCAAGGCTGACCCTGAGTGGCTCGGCATCCTCACAGCGGCCAACTTGGTCGCTGCCGTCTTGGTGAGGCAGGACGTCGTCATCAACATCCTCTACAAGACATTCTGCTCGGTTCCCAAAGGCGCCCCTCTctggcttcgtcgccgctgcgcCAAAATCTaccacctcggcggcgttcactcggccgccggcgtctgTGCCACCTCCTGGCTGCTGGCATCGACCATCCGGTCGACGGTTGCGTATTCTCACGGAAACACGGTGGACTCGCTCGCCACTCTCGTTGTTTCCTGGCTCCTCTCCACCCTCTGCTgcaccatcgtcggcttTGCTTACCCAACGTTCCGCAAGAAGTACCATAACATTTTCGAGCGACTTCATCGCTTCCTCGGCTGGACAGCACTGTCCCTCTTCTGGGTGCGCACCGTTTTGTCCGTCTACGACTCGACCCCTGTGGGAGCCGATCTCGGGCTCGCCCTCATCCGTAGCCCTGGCTTTTGGATGCTGGGTGTGGCGACCTGCAGCATCGCCTCCTCCTGGCTTTTCCTTCGCAAAGTtcccgtcgaggccatcccCCTCTCGGACCACGCCGTCTTGCTCAACTTCACCTACACCGTTCCGGTCAACGGAAGCTTCACGCGGATCTCGACCCGTCCGCTCATCGAATGGCACTCCTTCGCCACGATTCCGcagccggcctcgtccgactTGGCGAGCGAGAAGGGATACTCGCTCGTCGTTTCTAACGCCGGTGACTGGACCAAGAACTGCATCCGGAACCCGCCGACTCATCTATGGGTACGCGGTCTCCCGACCTGCGGCGTCATGCGCATCGCCACCCTCTTCAAccgcgtcgtcatcatcgcgaCCGGATCCGGCATCGGTCCTCTGCTCGGTCACATAAGCCAGCCGAGCTGCCCGACGCAGCTGATctggtcgacgccgagccccGAGCAAACGTTCGGCAAGGCTCTCATGGACACCATCTACCGCACCATCCCCAAGGCCGTCATCCACGACACCAAGGTCAAGGGTCGGTCTGACCTTGTCAAGATGGGCTACAATCTCGCCAAGGACTTTGAAGCCGAGGCAGTGATCATCATCGCGAACGAGAAGATAACCAAAAAGGTGGTCTACGGGCTCGAGACTCGTGGCATTCCGGCATTTGGAGCTATCTGGGATAGCTGA
- a CDS encoding putative enoyl-CoA hydratase, mitochondrial: protein MINNTSESSSAALVQATSSVEGVRVITLSRPEKRNALSKELIVAFLVELARASADPNVKAVIITGQGSFFSAGADLNDIAALDSAGARSARYLEDLCSGMAAVRKPILAAVNGPALGGGFELALMCDLIIAAKSAYFALPETKRGLIPGAGGTQRLTATVGKYLSEREQTDNLFLLPLQAMRTILLARPITGPEALSCGLLCDLVDDDNLLTHATAVAAGLSGHGPEALAFAKEAICRADALGRDDLFERNLYYATFSTDEKRQGVDEFLASRRSGK, encoded by the exons ATGATCAACAACACGTCCGAGTCCAGCTCTGCTGCGCTCGTCCAGGCCACGTCATCGGTGGAAGGCGTGAGAGTCATCACCTTGTCGCGGCCGGAGAAGCGCAACGCGCTTTCGAAAGAACTGATCGTtgccttcctcgtcgagctcgcgcgagcgtcggcggACCCGAATGTCAAGGCCGTCATCATCACAGGACAAGGCTCCTTTTTTTCAG CGGGCGCCGATCTCAacgacatcgccgccctcgattCGGCAGGTGCACGATCGGCTCGTTACCTCGAGGATCTCTGCTCCGGAATGGCTGCTGTTCGCAAGCCAATTCTCGCTGCCGTCAACGGCCCAGCG CTCGGCGGTGGCTTTGAGCTCGCCCTCATG TGTGACCTGATTATCGCAGCCAAGTCGGCCTACTTTGCCTTGCCAGAAACTAAACGAGGCCTCATCCCAGGCGCAGGGGGGACCCAGCGACTGACAGCAACCGTGGGCAAGTATCTG TCGGAACGAGAACAGACTGACAATCTTTTTCTCCTTCCTTTGCAGGCAATGCGAACTATTCTCCTCGCCAGACCGATTACGGGACCCGAGGCCTTGTCATGCGGCCTACTCTGTGACCtagtcgacgacgacaacctGCTCACGCATGCCAcggccgtcgctgccggcctTTCCGGCCACGGTCCGGAGGCGCTGGCGTTTGCCAAGGAAGCCATATGCAGAG CGGACGCTCTCGGCCGTGATGACCTCTTTGAGAGAAATCTCTACTACGCGACCTTTAGCACAGACGAGAAACGCCAGGGTGTAGATGAGTTCCTCGCGAGTCGCCGGTCCGGCAAGTGA